A portion of the Chloroflexia bacterium SDU3-3 genome contains these proteins:
- the dhbC gene encoding isochorismate synthase DhbC, protein MRRSAPVINECDAAPAVYAAELLDEYRPGESFFFSTARHTMLAQGSCAEIRCPAGLNLPDVVASALGNALGLAGEPPVAVGAVPFDSAQQARLRIPAQVLRGGPLRLPLEHAPQRPVLTSYAARSVPEPAEHMRNVERALAIMAAGEVRKIVLARTLELESPEAVDVHQLLRNLAQRNPGSYTFAAETGGGRGQRCTMVGASPELLVARSGTQVISNPLAGSAARSPDQAEDKRRAAALLASAKDRREHAVVVEAVAAALRPFCRTLDVPAEPSLISTPTMWHLSTRVTGELLDPAISSLTLALALHPTPAVCGTPTAQAREAIRSIEPFDRGFYSGVVGWCDAEGDGEWVVTLRCAEVAERAVRLFAGGGIVPGSRPEAELAETSAKFRTMLQAMGLGQEAKDL, encoded by the coding sequence ATGCGAAGGAGTGCGCCTGTGATAAACGAATGCGACGCGGCCCCGGCGGTCTATGCCGCCGAGCTGCTTGACGAGTATAGGCCTGGCGAGTCATTTTTCTTCTCGACCGCCCGCCACACCATGCTGGCCCAGGGCAGCTGCGCCGAGATCCGCTGCCCCGCTGGGCTGAACTTGCCCGATGTGGTGGCGAGCGCGCTGGGCAATGCGCTGGGGCTGGCGGGCGAGCCGCCGGTGGCGGTGGGCGCGGTGCCCTTCGACTCGGCCCAGCAGGCGCGGCTGCGCATTCCCGCCCAGGTGCTGCGCGGCGGGCCGCTGCGGCTGCCGCTGGAGCACGCGCCCCAGCGCCCGGTGCTCACATCCTACGCCGCCCGCTCGGTGCCCGAGCCAGCCGAGCATATGCGCAATGTCGAGCGTGCGCTGGCGATCATGGCGGCGGGCGAGGTGCGCAAGATCGTGCTGGCCCGCACGCTGGAGCTGGAGTCGCCCGAGGCTGTGGATGTGCACCAGCTGCTGCGCAACCTAGCCCAGCGCAACCCCGGCAGCTACACCTTCGCCGCCGAGACGGGCGGCGGGCGTGGCCAGCGCTGCACGATGGTGGGCGCTAGCCCCGAGCTGCTGGTGGCCCGCAGCGGCACCCAGGTCATCTCCAACCCGCTGGCCGGGTCGGCGGCGCGCAGCCCCGACCAGGCCGAGGACAAGCGCCGCGCCGCCGCGCTGCTGGCCTCGGCCAAGGACCGCCGCGAGCACGCGGTGGTGGTGGAGGCGGTGGCCGCCGCGCTGCGCCCGTTTTGCCGCACGCTGGATGTGCCCGCCGAGCCGTCGCTGATCAGCACGCCCACCATGTGGCACCTCTCCACCCGCGTCACCGGCGAGCTGCTGGACCCCGCGATCAGCTCGCTGACGCTGGCGCTGGCGCTGCACCCCACCCCGGCGGTGTGCGGCACGCCCACCGCGCAGGCCCGCGAGGCCATCCGCAGCATCGAGCCGTTCGACCGTGGCTTCTACAGCGGCGTGGTCGGCTGGTGCGACGCCGAGGGCGATGGCGAGTGGGTGGTGACGCTGCGCTGCGCCGAGGTGGCCGAGCGCGCCGTCCGGCTGTTTGCGGGCGGCGGGATCGTGCCTGGCTCGCGCCCCGAGGCCGAGCTGGCCGAGACATCCGCCAAGTTTCGCACCATGCTCCAGGCTATGGGCCTGGGCCAGGAGGCAAAGGATCTATGA
- a CDS encoding 2,3-dihydro-2,3-dihydroxybenzoate dehydrogenase, translated as MGSEQVALVTGAAQGIGAAVAWALAREGMAVAALDRQAEGAQAVAAALRAEGHRALALAADVADRRAAEAAVAEAEAALGPIGVLANVAGVLRMGAALDVDEADWHATFAVNTSGVLFMSQSVGRRMLARGGGCIVTVGSNAASVPRVGMAAYAASKAATAMLVKTMGLELAVHGIRCNLVSPGSTDTAMQRQLWRDERGAAATIAGAPEAYRVGIPLGRIAAPEDVAEAVVFLASERARHITMHDLRVDGGATLGCL; from the coding sequence ATGGGTTCTGAGCAGGTGGCGCTGGTGACGGGCGCGGCGCAGGGGATCGGGGCGGCGGTGGCCTGGGCCTTGGCCCGCGAGGGCATGGCCGTGGCCGCGCTCGACCGGCAGGCCGAGGGCGCGCAGGCCGTGGCCGCCGCGCTGCGCGCCGAGGGGCACCGCGCCCTGGCGCTGGCCGCCGACGTGGCCGACCGCCGCGCCGCCGAGGCCGCCGTGGCCGAGGCCGAGGCCGCGCTGGGGCCGATCGGCGTGCTGGCCAACGTGGCCGGGGTGCTGCGCATGGGCGCGGCGCTGGATGTGGACGAGGCCGACTGGCACGCGACCTTCGCGGTGAACACCAGCGGGGTGCTGTTCATGTCGCAGTCGGTGGGGCGGCGCATGCTGGCGCGCGGCGGCGGCTGCATCGTCACGGTTGGCTCGAACGCGGCCAGCGTGCCACGGGTGGGCATGGCCGCCTACGCCGCATCCAAGGCCGCCACGGCCATGCTGGTGAAGACCATGGGGCTGGAGCTGGCCGTACACGGCATCCGCTGCAATCTGGTGTCGCCTGGCTCGACCGACACGGCCATGCAGCGCCAGCTCTGGCGCGACGAGCGCGGGGCCGCCGCCACCATCGCGGGCGCGCCCGAGGCCTACCGCGTGGGCATCCCGCTGGGCCGGATCGCCGCGCCGGAGGATGTGGCCGAGGCGGTGGTGTTTCTGGCATCCGAGCGGGCGCGCCATATCACCATGCACGACCTGCGGGTGGATGGCGGGGCGACGTTGGGCTGCCTGTAG
- a CDS encoding LrgB family protein — protein sequence MNDRMTGVWVYLAQAPLFWLTVTLLVYQFASWLYARSRSFPLIHPVIASILMLVGLLLLTHTEYKAYFDGAQFIHFLLGPATVALAIPLYEQRAMLRRLMLPIVGALLIGSASAIAVACLCARLFGASSVTVLSFAPKSVTTPIAMGVAEQIGGLPALTAVFVILTGIIGGAIANEVLNLIGVKEHPVRGFAMGLAAHGVGTARAFQIHAEMGAFSGLAMGLNGAVTALIAPIIIRLLGLG from the coding sequence ATGAACGACCGCATGACCGGCGTGTGGGTCTATCTGGCCCAGGCCCCGCTGTTCTGGCTGACGGTGACGCTGCTGGTGTATCAGTTCGCCAGCTGGCTCTACGCCAGATCGCGCAGCTTCCCGCTCATCCACCCGGTGATCGCCTCGATCCTGATGCTGGTGGGCCTGCTGCTGCTGACCCACACCGAGTACAAGGCCTACTTCGACGGCGCGCAGTTCATCCACTTTCTGCTTGGCCCGGCCACGGTGGCGCTGGCCATACCGCTCTACGAGCAGCGCGCCATGCTGCGGCGGCTGATGCTGCCGATCGTGGGCGCGTTGCTGATCGGCTCGGCCTCGGCGATTGCGGTAGCGTGCCTGTGCGCGCGGCTGTTTGGCGCATCCAGCGTCACCGTGCTGTCGTTCGCGCCCAAGTCGGTGACGACGCCCATAGCCATGGGTGTGGCCGAGCAGATCGGTGGGCTGCCAGCCCTAACGGCGGTGTTCGTTATCCTCACCGGCATCATAGGCGGGGCGATCGCGAACGAGGTGCTGAACCTGATCGGCGTGAAGGAGCACCCGGTGCGCGGCTTTGCGATGGGGCTGGCCGCCCACGGCGTGGGCACGGCGCGGGCCTTCCAGATCCACGCCGAGATGGGCGCGTTCTCGGGCCTGGCCATGGGCCTGAACGGCGCGGTGACGGCGCTGATCGCGCCGATCATCATCCGGCTGCTGGGGCTTGGCTAG
- a CDS encoding CidA/LrgA family protein, which yields MLKSITALLIFQLLGEVISRTLGLPIPGPVIGMLLLVAALFVRGSAPASLTRAAGGLIQNLSLLYVPVGVGIMVQFGLLQREWLAILLTLVVSTVVTIVITALSMRFLMRWLTPGALGEEA from the coding sequence ATGCTCAAATCGATCACGGCACTGCTTATTTTCCAGCTGCTCGGCGAAGTCATAAGCCGCACGCTCGGCCTGCCCATACCTGGCCCGGTCATCGGCATGCTGCTGCTGGTGGCGGCGCTGTTTGTGCGCGGCTCGGCCCCGGCCTCGCTCACCCGCGCGGCGGGCGGCCTCATCCAGAACCTCTCGCTGCTGTACGTGCCCGTGGGCGTGGGCATCATGGTGCAGTTCGGGCTGCTGCAGCGCGAGTGGCTGGCCATCCTGCTCACCCTGGTGGTCAGCACCGTGGTTACGATCGTGATCACCGCGCTGAGCATGCGTTTCCTGATGCGCTGGCTGACGCCGGGCGCGCTGGGCGAGGAGGCGTAG